GGCAAAGATACCGGCGACTGTGGTGGCAGTCGAACCGTCTCCACGAAGCTTGATGTAACCGGCTTCGTCCAATTCGAGCTGACCCTCGAATATCTCGGTGTTGGGTGTGTGTCCGATGGCGACGAAGTAGCCGTCGGACGCCATCTCGGTCTCCACGCCGGTCAGGACATTCCGGATGCGAACTCCCGTCACCTCGTCCTCGCCGAGGACTTCTTCGACGACGGTATCCCAGAGAACGTCGATCTTCTCATGTTCGAGCACGCGCCTGGCCATGATCGCAGAAGCCCGGAACTCGTCGCGCCGGTGGATGATCGTCACTTTGGAGGCGAACTTGGTCAGAAACAGGGCCTCCTCCATTGCGGAGTCGCCTCCGCCGACCACGACCAGCTCCTTGTCGCGAAAGAAGAAGCCGTCGCAGGTCGCACAGGCGGAAACGCCGCGCCCGCGCAGTTTCTCCTCACCGGGAATGCCGAGCCAGCGGGCCGATGCCCCGGTGGCGATGATCACCGCCTCGGCTTCGTACTCGTCGGCGTCCACCCTCACCTTGAACGGGCGTGTGGAGAAGTCGACTTCGGTGACGTCGACCGTGTGGATGCGGGGGGCAAAGCGCTCGGCCTGCTTCCGGAACCGCTCCATGAGCTCGGGCCCCATGATCCCGTCCGGGAACCCCGGGAAGTTCTCGACGTCCGTTGTGATCATGAGCTGGCCGCCCGCCTGGCTTCCCTCGAACACGAGGGGATCGAGATCTCCTCGACCGGCATAGAGAGCCGCGGTCAGTCCGGCCGGGCCGGACCCGATGACTATTACCTTTTCGGGCATGTTCAGTTTTCCTCTGGATCCTGAGTTCGCTTCCACCACATGAACGCACCACCGGCGACGAATAATCCCCCAACGACGCCGAAAGCGCCGGCGGCGGTCAACGGGACGGCCAGAGCGCGAATGATGGATATGAAGAGATAGATGACGGCGATGAGACCGAGAGTTGCTGCGACAAGGCCCAGCGCGGCGATCTTCAGTCCCTTACTTATGCGGTCGACCGTCATCTCGCGAACCTTGGTGGAGGTGCTCTCGAGAAAATCGGCGAACTTCGTGGCGAATTCGTCCATAGGTCTAGAGACTAGCGGCGCAGGGAGAAGCCGGGCACGAGCCACGTAGCCCAAGGGCCTTCAGCAGAGCGCCCGGTCATTGCCCCGCGGTGAACTCGCCCAAGATCGCACAGTCTTCAGACGACAAAGCGGCTGCCACCGTGTCGCCGCCGGTCGCGTAGATGATCAAGTACGCCGGTTGCTGTTCGAAGAGGACCTCTGCGGCCAGCACCAACTCGACTTGATCGGGCAGATATCCGGAACAGCGGGCGGCAACCTCGTCCGAGAAGCCCGCAGAGCTTTCCAGCAGTTCGACGGGGGGTGTTGGCCCGGCGAGATCCTGCAGGTCGGCTGCGGTTATCTCGAGAACGGGTAGGCCGGCAACCGGTGCCGTGAGTGTGTGGTCTTCGGAGCCTCCTGCCGCCGAAGCCGCATCATCGGCGGCCGACTCGGCCACGCTCCGGCTCTCCTCGGCGGAAGAAGCGAGGGAGGGAGCCTTTTCCTCGCCGTCTCCCGGCCCATCCTGGATGAGTTCGGCAGCCGCAGTGTCGAATGCCGTCATGTCCGAGGCGTCACCACCGAAGCCGTTGCCGAGCATCGCAACGGAAGCGAGTCCGACGACGGCAAAGCCTGCGGCCACCGCCGCCACACGCGGGGCGTAGCGGACGAGCCACCCGGTCCGGGGAGCAGGAGCAGCCTGACGCAGGGAACGGTGTAGCGATGCTCTTTCGACGTCGGTCATTGCGACGGGAGCCACCGAACGCAGCAGTTCGAGAACGTGGCGCTGTGCCTCGAACTCGGCGTTGCAGTCGTCGCACCGCGCGATCGCACCCTCTGCCGTCACGGCTTGCTCGGGAGAAGCCGTGCCTTCGGCATGCGCCGCTATTAGGTCGAAATCGTGCTCATGCATCTTGATCATCCCTTGGACGTCGCGAGGCGTCGTTCTGGTTCCGCAATATGTCGGCGAGAAGCCGCCGTCCCCTGAAGATCCGCGACTTGGCAGTTCCCGGCGGGATCCGGAGGATCTCTGCGATCTCCGAGATCGGGAGATCCTCGAGATCCGAGAGGATCACGGCCGAGCGAAACTCGTCGGGTATGCGACTCAGCGCGTGCTCGAGTTCGGGACGCATCTCCGCCGATGCAAACCCGTCACCGGCAGCGCGATCGACCGGGTCCAGGTGTTCGGGGAGCCGGTCAGCCCGGCGCCGCTTCTCCTTCCGTAGCTGGTCGTAGCAGGTATTCACCGCCACGCGGTACAGCCACGTCGAGAAGGCAGCCTTTCCGGTGAAGCGGTCCGCTTTCCGGAACAGGGTCAGAAAAGTCTCCTGCGTAGCGTCGAGCGCAGCTTCGCGATTCGCCATGATGCGCATGCAGATGGAGAACACTCTGTCCTCGTGGGCGCGCACGATTTCATCGAAGGCGGATCGATCGCCGCCAACGAATCGCTCAATCAATGCGAGATCCTCGCCGGAGCGCCCCGTCATGGCCGGAAGCGTACTTCGCCGACGCTGCCGACATAACCACCTTCGGGGTCGGCCGGGATGTCGGTTAGCCAGAACAGCCAGTGCCCGTCGGTTCGCTCCGGCAACTGGATCGTCCCACGGCCCCCGCGTATCGACCCGCTCGCGATCGGGGCCCAATCGTCGATATCCAACGAGAAGGCGGGAATCCACAGCAGCCGGAAGGACATCCGGTCGGCAGAACCGAGCAACTCGACGGAGGTCGGAGTTCCGGTCACCTCGAGCGCGAACCCGACGCCACTCTTGATGAGGGCGAGCGGGTCGCTGTAGCGCTCCGTCGACCAGGTGGTATCGACCTCCCCGTCGTTGAGGTTCGACAGGTCGCGATCGTGTTCGGTTCCGTCACCATCCGGATCGAAGACCCTCACACCGGTGATCGACACGATCGACGGCGTGATCGAGGGCGAGGTCGTGGAGGTGGTGAGCGTTGTACCGACGTCGGTCGCGGCGGGTGCAACGGGAAACAGGAGCGGGTCCTGGGGTTCCGTCTCGATCGAGCGGCCGACGACGAAGAGGATGATCGCCACACCCAGGAGACCGGCGGCGGGCAGGATCCTTCTCCACGACCACAGACGATCTGATTCCGGTGGCTGGACCGAAGAGCTGGGAGCGGCGCGCAGCAGTTCGGCCAGGCCCGCCGCGTCCAGGTCGCCCGTTTGGGCTCTCCTGAGCACTCGGTCGACCCGCGGGGAGAGTCCGTCCACCACCTGAGACGGGGCGACGTCGTGTCCCGGAGCCCCGGTGATGGCGGTTACCAGCGCCTCTGAGAGATCCCGGACGTCTTTGCGGGCGCTCGCCCCCGCCGCATGCCGTCCGAATCCGGCCAGTTTGGCGGGGTGAGCCATCGAGAAGAAGATCGACCCCTCTCCGATGGCTCCGTGCAGCACCCCGCGCTCGTGCAGGGCCGCCAGGGCGTCTGCCAGCCCGGCGGCGTTGGGTAGGAACTCCTCGACCGGCATCGTTTCCCCGGCCCGCCGCCGATGTTGAAGAGTCAGTCCGCCCGACCACTCTGAGATCGAGTATGCGCCGTCGGGCAGGAGGTCGGCCGCGAAGATGGAAGCCAGGTGAGTGTGCGTGACCCCGGAAGCACCGCGTACCGCCTCGAGGAACTCGGTACGACGTTGCTCGGTGGTCTCCGGCCCGACTATCCGGATCAGGACCGGCCTGTCCAGGGCGGTGTCGGTGGCCAGCCACTCCTCGACGTCTCCGTCGCGGCCGAGACGAACCTCGAACTGATATCGGTCGGGCAGGCGTGGTGGCAAGGAAACCCCCGGGTCGACTTTAACGGGCAGGGCCGGTCACGGGACGCATCAGTTCGTCAGATAGGCAACACCGACGGTGCCGGGTCCGGTGTGGGTCCCGACCACAGCTCCAAGCGTCGTCACGATCACCTCATGATCCACGTGGCGCTGAATCCGTTCAACCACCAGGTCGACGTCCGGTGCGGCACCGTGGAAGACGGCGGTTGCCCGGATGCGCGGCCCGAGGGCCGCAAAGCGTTCTTCAAGTGCGGCCACGGCCCTGGACCGGGTTCTCACCCGGCCAAGCGGAGAAACGATTCCCTCGTCCAAACCGATCAGGGGCTTGATGTTGAGGAGCCCGCCGAAGAAGGCTTGTGCGCTTCCGATACGACCACCTCGTTTCAAGTATTCGAGGGTGTCGAGTGCGGCGACGATGTCGGTCGATGCGAGCGTGTCCGTGGCGTGCTGCACCACGGCATCGATCGACGGTCCTCCGGCAGCGAACCGGGCCGTGTCGAGGACGGGCAGACCCAGCCCCATGCCGACGGTCCGCGAGTCGATGATCTTGATCGGTACGTCTCCCGAGAGGCGCTCGGCTGCGATAACCGCCGACTGATAGGTTCCGCTCAAGGCAGAGGAAATGGTCATGACGACGATCCCTGAGGCACCACCGTCGATCAGGGCGCGATAGCTCTCCTCGAACAGGCCGGCACTCGGAGCCGCCGTTTCCGGCAGGCGGTCCACCGCTACCAGGCGCTCCCAGAATGCAGCAGCGGACAAATCGCGGTGATCGACGAACTCCTCGTCCCCGAACCTGATGGTGAGCGGCACGATCGTGACCCCGTGTTCGGCGGCCAGCGCGGCCGGCACGTCGCTCGATGAGTCTGTGACTATTCGGATCATGGTTCCCTTTGTGGTTGGAGACACCAGATTACGAGGCCTGCCGCGACGCGGGTGAATCCCTCCTCTTCGTAGAGCCGCCCGGCGGGAACGTTGTCCGGTTGCGTGTTGAGGAGCATGGTGCGGCATCCGCGGCTGCGTGCCCAACCCAGCGACGCCCTGACCAGGGCCCGTCCGAACCCTTG
This sequence is a window from Acidimicrobiia bacterium. Protein-coding genes within it:
- the trxB gene encoding thioredoxin-disulfide reductase codes for the protein MPEKVIVIGSGPAGLTAALYAGRGDLDPLVFEGSQAGGQLMITTDVENFPGFPDGIMGPELMERFRKQAERFAPRIHTVDVTEVDFSTRPFKVRVDADEYEAEAVIIATGASARWLGIPGEEKLRGRGVSACATCDGFFFRDKELVVVGGGDSAMEEALFLTKFASKVTIIHRRDEFRASAIMARRVLEHEKIDVLWDTVVEEVLGEDEVTGVRIRNVLTGVETEMASDGYFVAIGHTPNTEIFEGQLELDEAGYIKLRGDGSTATTVAGIFAAGDVADHVYRQAITAAGTGCQAAIDAERWLAEQH
- a CDS encoding phage holin family protein — its product is MDEFATKFADFLESTSTKVREMTVDRISKGLKIAALGLVAATLGLIAVIYLFISIIRALAVPLTAAGAFGVVGGLFVAGGAFMWWKRTQDPEEN
- a CDS encoding sigma-70 family RNA polymerase sigma factor; amino-acid sequence: MTGRSGEDLALIERFVGGDRSAFDEIVRAHEDRVFSICMRIMANREAALDATQETFLTLFRKADRFTGKAAFSTWLYRVAVNTCYDQLRKEKRRRADRLPEHLDPVDRAAGDGFASAEMRPELEHALSRIPDEFRSAVILSDLEDLPISEIAEILRIPPGTAKSRIFRGRRLLADILRNQNDASRRPRDDQDA
- a CDS encoding DegV family protein, with product MSPTTKGTMIRIVTDSSSDVPAALAAEHGVTIVPLTIRFGDEEFVDHRDLSAAAFWERLVAVDRLPETAAPSAGLFEESYRALIDGGASGIVVMTISSALSGTYQSAVIAAERLSGDVPIKIIDSRTVGMGLGLPVLDTARFAAGGPSIDAVVQHATDTLASTDIVAALDTLEYLKRGGRIGSAQAFFGGLLNIKPLIGLDEGIVSPLGRVRTRSRAVAALEERFAALGPRIRATAVFHGAAPDVDLVVERIQRHVDHEVIVTTLGAVVGTHTGPGTVGVAYLTN